A part of Carettochelys insculpta isolate YL-2023 chromosome 1, ASM3395843v1, whole genome shotgun sequence genomic DNA contains:
- the U2AF1 gene encoding splicing factor U2AF 35 kDa subunit isoform X3 — translation MQEHYDEFFEEVFTEMEEKYGEVEEMNVCDNLGDHLVGNVYVKFRREEDAEKAVIDLNNRWFNGQPIHAELSPVTDFREACCRQYEMGECTRGGFCNFMHLKPISRELRRELYGRRRKKHRSRSRSRERRSRSRDRGRGGGGGGGGGGGGGGGGRERDRRRSRDRERSGRF, via the exons ATGCAGGAACATTATGATGAATTCTTTGAG GAGGTCTTCACggaaatggaagaaaaatatgGTGAGGTTGAGGAGATGAACGTTTGTGATAACCTTGGAGATCATCTAGTTGGAAATGTGTATGTAAAG TTTCGTCGTGAAGAAGATGCAGAAAAGGCTGTGATTGATCTGAACAATCGTTGGTTTAATGGTCAGCCAATTCATGCTGAGCTTTCACCTGTGACTGACTTCAGAGAAGCTTGTTGTCGTCAGTATGAAATGGG AGAGTGCACGCGCGGAGGTTTCTGTAACTTTATGCATTTGAAACCCATTTCCCGAGAATTGCGACGTGAATTGTATGGACGTCGTCGTAAAAA GCATAGATCCAGATCAAGATCCCGTGAACGTCGTTCTAGATCCAGAGATCGTGGTcgtggaggtggtggaggaggaggtggtggtggtggtggtggaggaggaggacgggaACGAGATAGGAGGCGGTCAAGAGATCGTGAAAGATCTGGTCGATTCTGA